The Micromonospora sp. NBC_00421 genome contains a region encoding:
- a CDS encoding WhiB family transcriptional regulator yields the protein MDWRHNAICRDEDPELFFPIGTSGPAVLQVEQAKAVCRRCSVTDQCLQWALESGQDAGVWGGMSEEERRAVKRRGGLRVLRAHSA from the coding sequence ATGGACTGGCGTCACAATGCCATCTGCCGCGACGAGGACCCGGAGCTGTTCTTCCCGATCGGGACGTCCGGCCCGGCGGTTCTTCAGGTCGAGCAGGCCAAGGCCGTCTGCCGGCGCTGCTCCGTGACCGACCAGTGCCTGCAGTGGGCGCTGGAGTCCGGTCAGGACGCGGGCGTCTGGGGCGGGATGAGCGAAGAGGAACGCCGCGCGGTCAAGCGCCGTGGCGGCCTCCGGGTGCTGCGCGCTCACTCCGCCTGA
- a CDS encoding diacylglycerol/lipid kinase family protein, which yields MRAVLVVNPKATTTSERSRDVLVRALRSQVDLSVRYTRRRGHATDLAREAAQEGVDLVVTLGGDGTVNEVVNGLMTAEPPTIRTGGSPAERLPALATVPGGSTNVFARALGLPREWADGTSMILEGLRLGRSRTIGLGLADDRYFTFCAGFGLDAAVIHRVEQARRRGRVSSPSLYFRSTLSHYFLSSDRRHPAISLERPGEPAEGELGTVIIQNTAPWTYLGEREINPNPEASFDLGLDVMALRQLRVASTTRTVTQFLSRHPDPRGKQVLRLHDVDEFTLVSARPQAFQLDGDYLGERHKVRFSSVSGALRVIC from the coding sequence ATGCGGGCCGTCCTGGTGGTCAATCCGAAGGCCACCACCACCAGTGAACGCAGCCGGGACGTGCTGGTCCGGGCACTGCGCAGCCAAGTAGACCTGTCGGTGCGGTACACCCGGCGCAGGGGTCACGCCACCGACCTGGCCCGGGAGGCCGCCCAGGAGGGCGTCGACCTGGTGGTCACGCTCGGTGGCGACGGCACGGTCAACGAGGTGGTCAACGGACTGATGACCGCCGAGCCGCCGACGATCCGTACCGGCGGCTCCCCGGCGGAGCGGTTGCCGGCGCTGGCCACCGTGCCGGGTGGTTCGACGAACGTCTTCGCCCGTGCCCTCGGATTGCCCCGGGAGTGGGCGGACGGCACCAGCATGATCCTGGAGGGGCTGCGGCTCGGCCGGTCCCGGACGATCGGGCTGGGCCTGGCCGACGACCGCTACTTCACCTTCTGTGCCGGCTTCGGCCTGGACGCGGCGGTGATCCACCGGGTGGAGCAGGCCCGGCGGCGGGGGCGGGTGTCCTCACCGTCGCTCTACTTCCGCTCCACCCTGAGTCACTACTTCCTCAGTTCGGACCGGCGGCACCCGGCGATCAGCCTGGAGCGGCCGGGAGAGCCGGCCGAGGGCGAGCTGGGCACGGTGATCATCCAGAACACCGCGCCGTGGACGTACCTGGGCGAGCGGGAGATCAACCCGAACCCGGAGGCGTCGTTCGATCTCGGGCTGGACGTGATGGCGCTTCGTCAGCTGCGCGTCGCCAGCACCACACGGACGGTGACGCAGTTCCTGTCCCGACACCCCGATCCGCGCGGCAAGCAGGTGCTCCGGCTGCACGACGTGGACGAGTTCACCCTGGTCTCGGCCCGTCCACAGGCCTTCCAGCTGGACGGCGACTACCTCGGCGAGCGACACAAGGTCAGATTTTCCTCCGTTTCCGGCGCACTGAGAGTAATCTGTTAG
- a CDS encoding ATP-binding protein, whose protein sequence is MTQLTGQPATDDVVHLTVPADGGYLGVLRTATAGLAARLQFALDEIEDLRIAVDEACAMLLAIATRDAELECRFAVTEDALTVEVTVPIVRGAALPGESSFAWKVLTALTTAAAAESADGRATISLLTRRSASY, encoded by the coding sequence GTGACTCAACTGACCGGCCAGCCAGCGACCGACGACGTCGTGCACCTCACCGTGCCCGCCGACGGCGGCTACCTGGGCGTGCTGCGCACCGCCACGGCGGGGCTCGCGGCCCGCCTCCAGTTCGCCCTCGACGAGATCGAGGACCTGCGCATCGCGGTGGACGAGGCGTGCGCGATGCTGCTCGCCATCGCCACCCGCGACGCCGAGTTGGAGTGCCGTTTCGCGGTCACCGAGGACGCGCTGACCGTCGAGGTGACGGTGCCGATCGTGCGCGGTGCGGCGCTGCCGGGCGAGTCCTCGTTCGCCTGGAAGGTGCTCACCGCGCTGACCACGGCGGCGGCGGCCGAGTCCGCCGACGGCCGGGCCACCATCTCCCTGCTGACCCGCCGCTCCGCCAGCTACTGA
- a CDS encoding GNAT family N-acetyltransferase: MTLPVTAPTIRPARPQDVPAVVAMVHELADYERAADQCLLTTAQLDDALFGPAPTLFGHVAVDDDVPVGFALWFLNFSTWAGVHGIYLEDLYVRPTHRGTGAGRALLATLAAVCVERGYQRLEWWMLDWNPAAHFYASIGAEPMSEWVPYRLSGTALHALASLGVTSTTHARARPGRVPDRGDEA; encoded by the coding sequence GTGACCCTGCCCGTCACGGCACCGACGATCCGGCCGGCACGTCCACAGGACGTGCCGGCCGTCGTCGCGATGGTGCACGAGCTGGCCGACTACGAGCGGGCCGCCGATCAGTGCCTGCTCACCACGGCGCAGCTCGACGATGCCCTGTTCGGCCCGGCCCCGACCCTGTTCGGTCATGTCGCGGTGGACGACGACGTCCCCGTCGGCTTCGCGCTGTGGTTCCTCAACTTCTCCACCTGGGCCGGCGTGCACGGCATCTACCTGGAGGACCTGTACGTCCGGCCGACCCACCGGGGCACCGGGGCCGGCCGGGCGCTGCTCGCCACGCTCGCCGCGGTCTGTGTGGAGCGCGGCTACCAGCGGCTGGAGTGGTGGATGCTCGACTGGAACCCGGCCGCCCACTTCTACGCCTCGATCGGGGCCGAACCGATGTCCGAGTGGGTTCCCTACCGGCTCAGTGGAACGGCCCTACACGCTCTTGCGAGCCTTGGGGTGACGTCGACCACGCACGCCCGAGCCCGGCCGGGTAGAGTCCCGGACCGGGGGGATGAGGCGTGA
- the sodN gene encoding superoxide dismutase, Ni: MRLPRILSPRVTASAHCDLPCGVYDPAQARIEAESVKMICEKYQANTDPEFRTRAILIKEQRADLVKHHLWVLWTDYFKPAHFEKYPHLHQLFNEATKAAGAAGAKGATDPAKADELLQKIDEISKIFWETKQA, translated from the coding sequence ATGCGACTTCCCCGCATCCTCTCGCCCCGTGTGACCGCCAGCGCGCACTGCGACCTGCCGTGCGGCGTGTACGACCCGGCGCAGGCCCGCATCGAGGCCGAGTCGGTCAAAATGATCTGCGAGAAGTACCAGGCGAACACCGACCCGGAGTTCCGCACCCGGGCGATCCTGATCAAGGAGCAGCGCGCCGATCTGGTCAAGCACCACCTGTGGGTGCTCTGGACCGACTACTTCAAGCCGGCGCACTTCGAGAAGTACCCGCACCTGCACCAATTGTTCAACGAGGCAACCAAGGCGGCCGGCGCGGCCGGCGCCAAGGGTGCGACCGACCCGGCCAAGGCCGACGAACTGCTCCAGAAGATCGACGAGATCTCCAAGATCTTCTGGGAGACCAAGCAGGCGTGA
- a CDS encoding S24/S26 family peptidase yields the protein MTVGGSSPTPRLPAPLTAVGVSGPSMSPTLRHGDAVLVRRGGRPVRPGDVVVAVFRSRPDLLVVKRAVRRQDDGWWLRGDNELVTDDSRVYGVADVLGRVLFRYWPRPGRLTPKPI from the coding sequence GTGACGGTCGGCGGGTCCAGTCCCACCCCACGGCTGCCCGCCCCGCTCACCGCCGTGGGCGTGAGCGGGCCGTCCATGTCACCGACGCTGCGGCACGGCGACGCCGTCCTGGTCCGTCGGGGCGGTCGGCCGGTCCGTCCCGGGGACGTGGTGGTGGCCGTCTTCCGGAGCCGGCCGGACCTGCTGGTGGTCAAGCGTGCCGTCCGCCGCCAGGACGACGGTTGGTGGCTGCGCGGTGACAACGAGTTAGTCACCGACGACTCCCGGGTGTACGGGGTGGCCGACGTGCTGGGTCGGGTGCTGTTCCGCTACTGGCCCCGCCCCGGTCGGTTGACGCCGAAACCGATATGA
- a CDS encoding NAD(P)-dependent malic enzyme yields MSASTVDPADPVFRLHLGGKLAVASTVPLTSREDLSLAYTPGVARVCEAIAADPALVDDYTWVSHVVAVVTDGSAVLGLGNIGPRAALPVMEGKAVLFKQFAGVDAVPICLDTQDVDEIVATVRALAPSFGGINLEDISAPRCFEVERRLDEALPIPVFHDDQHGTAIVVLAALRNAATLLHRKLGDLRVTVSGAGAAGIAVTHMLVAGGVDPEQVVVCDSRGVIGRHRPDLTETKAHLAETTNAEGRRGDVTEALRGADVLIGVSGGRIPEAAVAGMAPGGIVFALANPQPEVDPEVAARHAAVVATGRSDYPNQINNVLAFPGVFRGALDARATRITDGMKVAAADAIARVVDGSLSADAIVPSPLDPRVAPAVAAAVAEAARHDGVARA; encoded by the coding sequence ATGTCTGCATCCACCGTGGATCCCGCTGATCCCGTCTTCCGGTTGCACCTCGGCGGCAAGCTGGCCGTCGCCTCGACCGTCCCGCTGACCAGCCGGGAGGACCTCTCCCTCGCGTACACCCCGGGGGTGGCCCGGGTGTGCGAGGCGATCGCCGCCGACCCGGCCCTGGTCGACGACTACACCTGGGTGTCGCACGTCGTCGCGGTCGTCACCGACGGCTCCGCCGTGCTCGGGCTCGGCAACATCGGCCCGCGCGCGGCGCTGCCGGTGATGGAGGGCAAGGCGGTGCTGTTCAAGCAGTTCGCCGGGGTGGACGCGGTGCCGATCTGCCTGGACACCCAGGACGTCGACGAGATCGTGGCGACCGTGCGGGCCCTCGCCCCGTCGTTCGGCGGGATCAACCTGGAGGACATCAGCGCGCCGCGCTGCTTCGAGGTGGAACGGCGGCTCGACGAGGCGCTGCCCATCCCGGTCTTCCACGACGACCAGCACGGCACCGCCATCGTGGTGCTGGCCGCGTTGCGCAACGCGGCGACCCTGCTCCACCGCAAGCTCGGTGACCTGCGGGTGACGGTGAGCGGGGCCGGCGCCGCCGGGATCGCGGTCACCCACATGCTGGTCGCCGGGGGAGTGGATCCCGAGCAGGTGGTGGTCTGCGACTCCCGGGGCGTCATCGGCCGGCACCGGCCCGATCTGACCGAGACCAAGGCGCACCTCGCCGAGACCACCAACGCCGAGGGCCGCCGGGGCGACGTCACCGAGGCGCTGCGCGGCGCGGACGTGCTGATCGGCGTCTCCGGCGGCCGGATTCCCGAGGCGGCGGTCGCCGGCATGGCCCCCGGCGGCATCGTCTTCGCGCTGGCCAACCCCCAGCCCGAGGTGGACCCCGAGGTGGCTGCCCGGCACGCGGCGGTGGTCGCCACCGGGCGCAGCGACTACCCCAACCAGATCAACAACGTGCTCGCCTTCCCCGGGGTGTTCCGGGGTGCGCTGGACGCGCGGGCCACCCGGATCACCGACGGGATGAAGGTGGCCGCCGCCGACGCGATCGCCCGGGTGGTCGACGGGTCGCTCAGCGCGGACGCCATCGTGCCCTCCCCGCTCGACCCCCGGGTCGCCCCGGCGGTGGCGGCGGCGGTCGCCGAGGCGGCCCGCCACGATGGCGTCGCCCGCGCCTGA